TGCCCggtgcagcagccaggcaaTTAGTGCCTCTTGCTGGTCTATCCATATCCCATGTCCCTGTCCCCTTACCACAACCTGCCTTGAGAGACACCTCTGTCATGCAGCCTGGCATGTTGAAGGGGGCCTCCTTACTCACAACAGGGCTGTGGTTGCTCCTGGGCTGGCAATTGCACCTAAAAGAGACATGTAATAGAGGCTGGTGTGAACTCTATGACCAACCCCAAAGTGATAGAAGTAGAGAAAAATGTAAGTATAATAGTAACATAATCCTGCTAACTATACTTTCTCTTGGGGTAGTAAGGGCACACCAATCTGACTAACCGCTGAAAACCCATGAGGGTTTCATATGCACAGACTAAGTATATGTAATTGGGATTTACCTTTCTAGAAGTCTCACTGACTGCAGATGCATTTGCTTTAAAAGACCTGAGTATTTCTTTATCTACACTACAAAGAGATAGATTCTTAGGTGGGATAAACCAGCCAATTTCCATGAGTGTGAACTTCATGGAATTTAATAGTCCACACTTACAACAATAAATTACATCTGGTTTATCATAGCTGGCAGTAAATATGAAACATACACCTCCTGAAGCGAGGGGAATAAAAGtccacttccctgctcctcccaaTTTAGGAAGTTTTTTTGACTTGATGCCTTAGTTCCATTTAAGTGCCAAGAACATGAAGTAATGTTGCCTTCTATTAATCTTGTTTTGGGGGGCATGACAGTTTTAATGGGAAAAGCTGATAAACATCAGTCTGTGAGTATGGGAGTGGACTGTAACATAAATACTCTTTTCCTGAATGGtcaaaatgaaaacatgaatGCCCGAGTCTAAAAGTTTCTTAGAGTGAACAATGGTATGTgtatctctctctatatatattcATGCACATCCACATGCATTTTATACATTCCATGGTGTTAAGGGAATGTATTTTCTTAAGGAATCACACTGTGCAGTGTTTGTCCTTGTCTTAGCTGCATCCTGAACTAAAATAAAACTCAATGACCAGCCGGAATTTTTAACGCTGAAACGATCCCATTCTTCCCCTGATTGACAGGGCACACTTCATAAGGCTTAAAACCAACTTCCTGCAAGCCAGGCAGGGTGACTTGATAAGAAAGTGGAATTTAGGGCAATTAAGTGCAATCTGAGCCATGAGAATATGTTTGCAGACTGCAATTGTACACCAGCTGTTTTCAATGACATTCCAGCCATACAATGAAGAATTTACAAACCACATTTATTTAAGGGTTGAATTTTCTGTTGTGGGTTGATAATGCACTGCTTGAGAGACTGAGTGTTTTCAAATTATGAATGGACAAGGTGAGATGAATTAACATTAATGAACAGGAATCAGCTGCTCTTTGAGCAGGATCTTGTGAGTTCCAGATTGTTAGCAGAACACCTGCACAAGCAGAATATCAAAATAGGAGAGGGTAAAGTGTGAAGTCTTACATTTGCTCTGTGACTTTAAAAATGTTGTGAAAatgatattttttaattaaaaaaacacttTTGTAATTCTGACATGAAagtatctatatatctatatcgcTTTATTTAtaaagtgtgtgtatatatatttctattttGGGAACTTCTGTCCACACTTCACCAACATTGTTCATTTTGGTCTCAACTGTGATATTTTTAGGTGTAGCTGTAGGAATTTAGATAGTACATACAAAGCCTTTATGTCTCCCAGGGGTTCACTAGACATTGCAATTAAACAGGCGTTAGAGACACTCATGATACACATTTTAGAAAGTCAGGAGTGAATGCTGCTGATGAtaaatctttctcttttccattcaCTTTGTGTTTTCTTGAATATTCTCTTGTGAAAATTCCTGGGTTTTAGCTTTTTTTCTGGTAAAAGAGACCCAAATAAGGTGAAGAAAACCCAGGGAAGACTCCTATCTCTTATAGCTATAATACCTTCTTATGCTTGTGCTTTTTGTCTTTTATCTATGCCTTATGTCAGTAGTGGGCAGTAATAAATCTCTGGGAAACAGAAGCGTTTGGGTTTTAAACAAGATAAAAAATGAGAAGTGTTGCCTTGTGCTagagaaacaaaggaaatgCAAAGGTTGTGGCAGTATTTGGTGTTGCTATCCTCATCCTTTGTTTTGTAAGAACAAGAACAGAGAACTGaagtaaacaaaatatttggaCCTGATCCTGCAATTCCTACATGGGCAAAATTCCCAAGAGTCTCAAGGGAacttttgtttgtgttgggaAAGCCAGATTTGGGCCCATTGTTTCCAGTTAGGAACCAGACTTGTGTTTATTATCTCGTGATAGACATCTCATGTGCTTAACAGCTCAGATTCCTCAGCCAGAGTCCCTGAATCTGGAAGAGTGAGCAAGTGCCTTGCTTTCTCCCTCCTTCAAGCGTAGCTAATTTCCAGACAATTTCAAAAATCACTTCCTTCAGTAATGCTTAGTTTCCTGTGACACTCCTGCATCACTCCTCCTCTTGGATTTAGAGGTCTTGCCTTTTGGCTTGCATGTGCACTGTAAGAACATCAGTACTTTCTGATTGCTTTCCTTTGGTATTAATGATTATACAAGATGAAGAACAATCAGCAGACAGCAGGCCCAGTGCCCCCCGGTATGAGACTGTCTTTGTAAGCAAATGCAATTCATCTGGGATTAATTTACTGACTGATGGTTGTGAAGTCAGTCAGTGATCTGTCTGTGAACGGAACCAATGAATCCTTGCTCCTAATCTGGAGGATTTAACCTGGGGacccttctctttcttcagggatCTTAGGAGAGAAAAGTCAAAATATAGACAATGAGTTAGCTGAGGAACTTGAGATATTATCTGTGTTGAGATCCTTGCCATGCTGCAGGGTAAAACATATCTAAGACTTTCCTGATAAAGGATTTTATGTTTCATTAAGATACTGTAAATACTACAGATGCCTTGTGCAATTCTGCTTGCAGATTGCTGATTTTGGACTCTCCAACCTGTATCACAAAGACAAGTTTCTGCAGACCTTTTGTGGAAGCCCACTGTATGCTTCCCCTGAAATAGTTAATGGACGACCTTACAGAGGCCCAGAGGTAAGAAGGGTTGGGTCAGCTTTTCCATGGGGGTGTTTTTGATGGTGTCATTCCTGAGGGTTAATTCTAGTGTTattgtgcatgtgtgtttgtttgggtcTCTAATGTATTGGGAGCTCTTAAGCTGCCATCCTTTGCTGTCACTTGCTTTGCCTGTGGTTAATCAAATGTTAGATCATCAGTTTGCCCATCAGTAGGCACAGCTGGGTGTGATGCTGCTTTTGTGATGCTAATGGTAGGGCGAAGAGTGAGGATCAGCTTTCCTGAGCTTCACATACATTGTCTGTATTTCAGGTTGACAGCTGGGCCCTTGGTGTATTGCTTTACACTCTGGTTTATGGAACGATGCCCTTTGATGGCTTCGATCACAAAAATCTCATCAGGCAGATCAGCAGCGGAGAGTATCGTGAGCCAACACAGACTTCAGGTATAAAAAGGGAGTGAGGACAATGTATATTGAGCTGACAGGAATTCAGAATGGAGGGTTGGCCCCTTCCAGCATGTGTTGGTGTCATTTTAGAATGACGAAGAAAAAGAATCATTTCCCCACTGACTTCATCTGCTGTGAATTCCCATCTGGGCACAGCATTTACCAAAAGCCTTTTTGAAATTAAAGTTTTGTAGcagattttttttgccttgggGAACTCGTAACGGGTTCTTTTAACTAGATCTATGACAGTGGAGGGTCTGTTAGCTATTGCAAATGGAATTGTTCAGACAAGCTGTAAACCCATACAACATACAGATGAGTCCTCTACCTATGCTGTGGTGCATCACAAGCTGAGAGAAGACAAATGGTCAGTGGTGCAGTCTCTTACCCAGAAACGCAAACGAAGAGCTGAAGTAATGCCACTATGTTCACATTTACTTCCACTCTGAGAGTAACACATTAAACAGTCACCTGACAGAAAAGCATCATCTAAGTCTGGGTCGTTGTTTGTAATGATTTCTTCCAGACTTAAATATCTATGTTATATGTTATATTTGAATCAATATTTTTCTTGCATCATCTGTTTGCCATCCctttcaattttctttcttcttgctctctttACGAAAATGCACTGTTAAAATATAGAGAAGGCTACTGTGTAGGGAAAGTTAAATACAAAAGCAGTAATGTGTAGATCAATTAAAATAATCcagttctgttttgttgtcCTCTAAATTTTGTAATAACTAGAACTGGTGCTTTGGTGATTTCTTTCAGTAAGATGGAACTGTTCCATCACTAATACAGtataaatattaatttctttgaTAACCTAGTGTTTATTTCCCAAAGTGAATCATACTATTCTGATAAGAAATAGTATTCAAATGCATTTTCCAACATTGGCTGATTGCCAAAGCCTTGCTCCCATTCTGAACTATTTTTGCTCATTTAACAAGCTTTgcactttcatttaaaaatgacAAAACTAAGAATGCTcatattataaatattttatattctaTTCTTTGTCCATAGATGCTCGTGGTCTTATCAGATGGATGCTGATGGTGAACCCTGAACGCCGAGCAACCATTGAAGACATTGCCAATCACTGGTGGGTTAACTGGGGCTACAAGAGTAGTGTGTGTGACTGTGACGCCATGAAGGACTCTGAGTCCCCATTGCTGGCGAGGTTCATTGATTGGCATCACCGTTCTACTGGCCTCCAACCAGAGACTGATACCAAAATGAAGTGCCTTTCTAAGCCCAAAGGTCCTGAAGTTACACTAGAGAGACAAAGGTCTCTGAAAAaatcaaaaaaggaaaatgacattgcacagtctgcacaggaaggagGAGCTGAAAGTGCATCCAAACCCACCTCTAAGAGACCCAAAGGCATCTTGAAGAAAAGGAGCAACAGTGAACATCGATCTCACAGTGCAGGTTTCATTGAAGGAGTGGTCAGCCCAGTATTACCCTCTGCTTTTAAGCTGGAGCAAGAGTTGTGTAGGACTGGTGTAGCCATTAAAAGTGTTGTAGAGGGAGAAGTAGCAGGCAAATATGGCACTAAGCAGTCTTCACTAATGCCAAAGAAAGGAATCTTAAAGAAGACTCAGCAGAGGGAGTCTGGCTATTACTCCTCTCCAGAACGAAGCGAATCTTCTGAACTCTTGGACAATAATGATGAGACAGTAAACAGTGACACTTCTCCTGGAGTCACTGAGCCATCCAGAAATGGGTTTTACAGCCACTCCTGCAGGCGTAAGGGCATCTTGAAACATAACAGCAAGTATTCTGCCGGCAGCACTGAGTCTGCTTTGATTAGCCCTGACACACCGACACTGGAGGCTATGGAAGAAGTGGTCCTGCCTGGGGATGCATTACCTCGAAGTTACAGTCGCCCTTCCAGCGTGATTAGTGATGACAGTATTTTGTCCAGTGACTCCTTTGATTTGCTGGATTTGCAGGAGAACAGGCCAAACAGACAGAGGATACGGAGCTGCGTCTCTGCTGAAAATTTCCTCCAGATCCAAGACTTTGAAGGACTTCAGAACCGCCCACGGCCGCAGTATCTAAAACGTTATCGCAACCGTCTCGGGGACAGCAGTTTTTCCCTTCTCACAGACATGGATGATGTGACTcaggtctacaagaaagcccTAGAGATCTGCAACAAGCTCAACTAGCAGAGGGAAATGGAAAGGGAGGGAATGGAGTTTTTCTGTGTACCTTTATGATGGAGTAAGCCAGGTCACTGATTTGCTGACAATGGTAGGTTTTGCTGACTGCAAAACTACTTAGCTGAACTTCTAGTAAAGTAACCCCAAAGCCATCTTGCATTTCTGTAACCTCGTGCCCTCAAAATATTACCTACCTGGCCAGAGAAAAACCTTTGGTCTTTGTATATACGGTGAAAGCACACCAGAATCTAGCAGACAAAAGCATCAAGATTTGATGTCTTGAAGTCAGCGCTAGACAGAATTAAAACTGGAAGTGAGGGACACAGATTTTGAGAGGTTTATAGTTAGTGTTAGATTAGCTTTATCAAGAGATGATCTGAATATTTCCAAGTCAAACTGGGATGTCTTTTAGAAAGAGagcctttatttttcccctggAGTTATTCATCAGGATATAGGCATTGCACATTGGGAATCTTTGGCTTACTTTATgcaggaggccaggctgggtggtcACCATGGTGCCTTCCATCAGGTTGACCTAAGAGGTTCTGAATGCATCCTGGGACAGATAATTTGTGAGACTCACCTCAGAATAGCTTCATGAGGTGTATGTGGGCAAATGGTGGCCATTCAGATCTGGGCCCTCCCACAGCCATGCTCTTCAGTGAGCAGGAAGCCCTAAAATTGTTTCTAGCTACTGCTCCTACCacaaaaacaaaatcacagaagttATAATGGGAAGTGGAAGGAATGGATGTTAGCAGCAGCTAAATCACTTTTTAAGGTATTTCAGCCCATGTGTTCAATGTATGACTCTTTCAAAATGGCCAGCCAGATCAATGCCCGGACACAGATGGAACAAAAGATCTCAAGGGTTAACTGACCCTCCAATCTAGAGTTCAGATGCTGTCAGCAAATGATGCAGCCTAGCTGTTAGCTTGTTATTATTTGAGAGTGATAGGTAGTTTGCAACCTGAatgttacattaaaaaaaagggtTGTAGCAAGTAGGAAATGGATAGAGGTCAGAAAGTTAGTGGGAAGATGCCTTTGTCCAAATGAAAACGTGTCTAGGTAGGTAGTAAAGGAGCAAAAAGACTTGAGCAATGAAATTATGATGGTAGATTTGATAACAGAGTTGACATGAAATTGCAGGCCTGCCTCTCTTTAGTGTAGCTGGTACTGCGTGTGCAATGATACcactttgaaaaaaacaaacaagaagggTGTGTTTTTGTTCTCAGACATATCTGACTATCCAGACTGAAGGCTTTAACTCCCATAAAGGTACCACATGGGTCTACTGGATTACCTGAATGTAAGCCTATGTCAGAAAGGCACTGTGTGTTTGACAGGCCTGGGCAAACTGGAATCTTAAGGCCCATTTCAGTCTCATTTCTGTGAGCACATAGCCCCTGGCTTTCTTGGAGATTTCTTGGAGGTGCACTGGTGCATATAAGTGGCAGGTTTCAGCCTGTAATGTCAAATGATCCACAGCTGCAAAACTTATATCTATATGCATACCCAGAGCAGAAGCATGGGGCAAATTCTGTTCTCAGTCTTACCCTCTAACTGGAACTGAAAGGAGAATTTGGCCCATTGCATCCAAAATCCTAGAGACTGTGTGGAAACAGAATAGAGTTTCTCTGGGAATTCTCTGGGCATCAGGGATAACCCCATAAATCGTTGGTGTCTGGGGCAGGGAGCTACTTCACTTGCAGGTTCCTTATTCAGTGTGTCATGGTACTCAAGTCTGCTGGTTCTTCCAACTGGGCTGCCTAGCATAAAGATAATGAGCTTGAATTTCCTGAATCGGTTGATTTGTCTCTATGAAGAACCTTATTGTGAAACACTGGACCAAATTTGGCCCTGGAGTAAATGGCATCGATACCATGAAATCTGTGCAAGATGTGTGCTCGCAGGTGGTCAAGTGAAGTCTGGCACACTGTTCTgtttcaaagaatcatagagtggtttaggttggaagagaccttaaagatcctctaaTTCCAACAtgcttgccatgggcagggacaccttccactagatcaggttgctcaaaaccatccaacctggccttgaccgcttccagggagggagcatccacaacttccctgggcaacctgttccagtgcctcaccaccctcacaataaagaacttcctaataGCTAATCtacatctcccctctttcagtttagaTGTTAGCTCAGGAAGGGCAATTGCAAGTCATTTCTCTACAGATGTGTACTTCTCTGTATGATATTCAGATGTCTCATCTTCTTACAGTCCCTGCATGTGCTCTTTCAGCCCATCTGAAACCAGCATCTCATTTTGCAGTGTATTGAGTGAATAAGTTTGCGGTGGTGCATTTTAAAACAACTCAACATAGTCTCCATGGCCTTTCTGAAAGAAGGATGTGCTTTGCAGCCATAGCTTTTAACTTGTGCCCTGGAGCATAAGAGCCAGATCCTCAGCTGGTGACACTGTCCTGTTGATGTGATGGAGCATCACTTTGGTGAGGTTATGCTGACTGACCCTGCAGAGTGGGCACTAAACCTTGAAAGGATTTATAGAAGTTTCAGGATGAAAGGAAGGGAACTCAGATGGCTGTGGTAGGGAAATGAGGAGCACCTCGAAGGCTCACATCTTCCGAGGCTTTTGCCCAGGCCTGCCTCCTTGTGTACAAATGTGAATGAGTGACTGACTGCTTGCTGCCAAACTGGAAATGTTATGTAGGGATTTACTGGCATGTTACTGGCATGTTACATGTTTACTGGCATGTTATCATTcctagaagagaagaaaaaaaaaagcaaacttgaCTGCACATTGTTATTATTAGTgttgtgatttttatttaattttttgtaATACAAAGTTGACTTTTTTATTTgaatttgtctcttttttttttatttattggtCTGAA
The nucleotide sequence above comes from Indicator indicator isolate 239-I01 chromosome 14, UM_Iind_1.1, whole genome shotgun sequence. Encoded proteins:
- the NUAK1 gene encoding NUAK family SNF1-like kinase 1 produces the protein MEGAEAAACGSSSPAQPRCSSCGSGPAGGGETAAAAAAAVAAAAAAAMEEPLGEAPSPEVTAAARKQQGVKRHHHKHNLKHRYELQETLGKGTYGKVKRAIERFSGRVVAIKSIRKDKIKDEQDMVHIRREIEIMSSLSHPHIITIYEVFENKDKIVIIMEYASKGELYDYISERRRLSERETRHFFRQIVSAVHYCHKNGVVHRDLKLENILLDDNFNIKIADFGLSNLYHKDKFLQTFCGSPLYASPEIVNGRPYRGPEVDSWALGVLLYTLVYGTMPFDGFDHKNLIRQISSGEYREPTQTSDARGLIRWMLMVNPERRATIEDIANHWWVNWGYKSSVCDCDAMKDSESPLLARFIDWHHRSTGLQPETDTKMKCLSKPKGPEVTLERQRSLKKSKKENDIAQSAQEGGAESASKPTSKRPKGILKKRSNSEHRSHSAGFIEGVVSPVLPSAFKLEQELCRTGVAIKSVVEGEVAGKYGTKQSSLMPKKGILKKTQQRESGYYSSPERSESSELLDNNDETVNSDTSPGVTEPSRNGFYSHSCRRKGILKHNSKYSAGSTESALISPDTPTLEAMEEVVLPGDALPRSYSRPSSVISDDSILSSDSFDLLDLQENRPNRQRIRSCVSAENFLQIQDFEGLQNRPRPQYLKRYRNRLGDSSFSLLTDMDDVTQVYKKALEICNKLN